The DNA region AGACAGCGGCCGTGACCGAAGTTGGCACCAGGGGCGATGCCGAGGCCGCCGATCTGGGCGCCGGCGGCGTCGGACATGTAGTCGCCGTTGAGATTCATCGTGGCGATGACCGAGTACTCGTCGGTGCGGGTCAGCAGCTGCTGGAGCATGTTGTCGGCGATGCGGTCCTTGACGACCACGGTGCCCTCGGGCTGGTCGCCGTCGTGTTCGTCCCAAAGTTCGTCCTCGGTGATAACGTCGTCGCCGTACTCCTCCTCGACGAGTTCGTAGCCCCAGTCACGGAAGGCACCCTCGGTGAACTTCATGATGTTGCCCTTGTGGACCAGGGTGACCGAGTCGCGCTCGTTGGCGATGGCGTAGTCGATGGCCTCGCGGATCAGGCGCTTCGACCCGAACTCCGAGATCGGCTTAACGCCGATGCCGACCGGGCCGTCGTGGATGACGTCCGCGATCTCCATGTCTTCCTCGAGGAACGTACGAACCTGCTCGACTTCGTCAGTGCCGGCTTCCCACTCGACGCCGGCGTAGACGTCCTCGGTGTTCTCCCGGAAGGTGATCATGTCCATCTTCTCAGGTTCTTTGACGGGCGAGGGGACGCCGTCGATGTGGTAGGTCGGACGGACGTTCGCGTACATGTCGAGCGTCTGGCGCAGGGCGACGTTGAGCGAGCGGAAGCCAGCTCCCACGGGGGTCGTTAGCGGACCCTTGATCGCAACGCGGTGTTCGCGGATCGCGCTGACGGTGTCCTCGGGGAGGTTCTCGTCGTAGCGCTCGCGGGCGCTCTCGCCGGCGTAGACGCGCATCCAGGAGATCGATCGGCCGGTCGCTTCCGCGGCGGCGTCGAGTACTTTCTGGGCGGCGGGACCGACGTCGGTGCCGATGCCGTCGCCGTGAATAATCGGGATAATCGGGTTTTCCGGTACGTCGAGTTCGCCGGTTTCCTCGTCGGCGAGCGTAATTTTCTCCCCGTCCTCGGGGACCTCGACTTGCTCGTAGCTCATGATCGTTCGTAGGTGGTTTGCTCGGGGGTAAAAGACCTCCCATTTGGGCTGGCTAGCGCTTCACTTCTCGAGCACGTTCGCGTCTTGCGACTCGTCCGCGTTCGAGCCCCCGGCCAGCACGACCAGCCCCAGGACGACGGCGACCGCCCCGAGGAGTGCGAGCGCGAGCGAGAGCCACCGCGAGGAGAGCCACCCCTCCTCGAGGCCGAACCAGCTGACGGCGAGGATCGTAAACCCGAGGATGACGCCGGTCGTCCCCTCCGGTTCGCCGAACTCGTCGCTGGCACCCCAGTCGATGCGACTGGCGGCGATGGCGGTCATCGCCGCACAGAAGAGGATAAGAAACGCGACCGGGCTCATCGCCGGTCCGTACAAGCGGTGTCCTCCTAAGTGTGTGGGATTGTCTCGGATCGGGAGTTCGTTGCCACAGGACCGCCAACGGGATGGCAAGAATCATCTGGGTTCCGAAACCGCCTCACAGTATGTCCTCTCAACTGCAGGTCATCGTCCACGGCGGCGCTGGAACCGTTCCCAAAGAGCCCGAATCTAGACAAACTGTCCTCGAGACGGCCGCGAACGCGGGCGCCGAAAGCGAGACGCCAGTCGACGCCGTCGAGAACGCGATTCACGTCCTGGAGTCCTCGCCCCGATTCAACGCGGGCGTCGGCGGCGCCATCCAGAGCGACGGTGTCGTCCGAACCGATGCGGGGATCATGACCGACGACCGACGCGTGGGCGCGGCCTGCTCGATGCCCGGCGTCGAGCACGCCGTCAGCGTCGCCCGCCTGGTCATGGACGAGACGCCCCACGGGTTCGTCTCGAGCGAGCACGCGGTCGCGCTCGCGGAGGCGTACGGGATCGAGACGGGCGTGGACCTCCGCTCGAAACGCACCCGGGAGAAGTGGGCCGACCTCGAGGCCCCTGACGGCGGCCCGAAAGCCCAGC from Natronosalvus rutilus includes:
- the icd gene encoding isocitrate dehydrogenase (NADP(+)) yields the protein MSYEQVEVPEDGEKITLADEETGELDVPENPIIPIIHGDGIGTDVGPAAQKVLDAAAEATGRSISWMRVYAGESARERYDENLPEDTVSAIREHRVAIKGPLTTPVGAGFRSLNVALRQTLDMYANVRPTYHIDGVPSPVKEPEKMDMITFRENTEDVYAGVEWEAGTDEVEQVRTFLEEDMEIADVIHDGPVGIGVKPISEFGSKRLIREAIDYAIANERDSVTLVHKGNIMKFTEGAFRDWGYELVEEEYGDDVITEDELWDEHDGDQPEGTVVVKDRIADNMLQQLLTRTDEYSVIATMNLNGDYMSDAAGAQIGGLGIAPGANFGHGRCLAEPVHGSAPKYAGKDKVNPTAMILSGREMLDYLGWKDAADLVRDAVEETISSGTVTYDLHRQIEGGEKVATSEFADAVVENIEKLA
- a CDS encoding isoaspartyl peptidase/L-asparaginase translates to MQVIVHGGAGTVPKEPESRQTVLETAANAGAESETPVDAVENAIHVLESSPRFNAGVGGAIQSDGVVRTDAGIMTDDRRVGAACSMPGVEHAVSVARLVMDETPHGFVSSEHAVALAEAYGIETGVDLRSKRTREKWADLEAPDGGPKAQLEWIRDQYGQSDPDGRDDPKDHDTVGAVAFDGERIAAATSTGGRWLALAGRVGDVPQVGSGFYACPAAGVSATGAGEDIARVTLSRRVARHVERGLDAQAATDLAIEEFGELTGSSAGVIAIDSRGGIGAAYNSDAMQTARVSASSR